The sequence below is a genomic window from Sebastes fasciatus isolate fSebFas1 chromosome 18, fSebFas1.pri, whole genome shotgun sequence.
gcagagttggagaggcagcggccacatgcgaacgcgcatatgtgagcgcgcatgtgtgacgacccgctacatttatgcgcgtacaaagttacaaatagtccctttaaagtgtaCTATAATTTCACTTCATTAAAACGGTATTTAAGTATTCTTACAAAAAGTGCACTTTATTGTAAGTTAATTTAAGCTGTATTTCAGTGTACTTTGAAAAAGCATACTAAATTGCAAATACTTTTTGTGGTATTTTTGTGTACTTATGAAAAGTATGCTATTTTAAAGTAATTTGTAATACactattttttatgttttattaaagtgtACTATAATTTAACTTCATTAAAAGGGAATTTAAGTATGCTTACAAAAAGTGCACTTTAAATTCATTTAAACTGTATTTCAGTGTACTTTGAAAAAGTATACTAAATTGCAAATACTTATAGTGGTATTTTAGTGTACTTGTAAaaagtatacttattttaaagtcATTTGTAATACactatttgtatgttttattagAGTGTACTAGAATTTCACTTAATTTAACCTGTATTCAGTTTTTCATCACTCGCCCAGCAAACCAATTACAGTTGAGACTGGTTTTCACGTCATGCTGACTCATTCCACCTTGACAGATCAAATGCACACAGACACCAGGACTGACGAGGAAGAGAGGagcagcttcttcttctgccaGTGTTTCCTCGACACATGAAGGTGGAAGGTGTCTGTAAGTTGACCTGAGGTGAGTTCAACAGGATCCAACCAGAGGAATCTGTAAATGTTTGATCATTGGATCATTTTGATCACATTGTGCTGTATCACTCTTTATTACTCGGCGTTGTTGAATGCTCGATTCAGattaatcacggcgttctgcggtctgttatgtATAACAGGTCTGTATAACGGtctgttatgtataacagaccgttgtcaTGGGCGCAGTTCTGTCGGACTCTgacggaccgtttttgtgtcaaattattgacgGCATCACCCTGTaagggtttctttcacaacaatgaccagctcgctgtacattatcccttacttaactTTCTtgataatattgaaaatatctCTTTGAAATATTCTGTAGAATTTCTCTCTGATTTGAAGCACAATGATTTTAGAGAGATTTACATGTGATGTGGTTTGTGTTTCTCAAGTAGAATCAACGGCAGGGTTTTTTGGGTTAAATATTTCCTTATCCAATGTGAGGTTGCACTGTCAAGGACAGAGGGCGTTAAATTGACTTgtcttgacttgacttgagtgTCTGAACCGGTTGGAACTTGCATCAGTTTGActgagatttatttttaactgtTAAGACTCAAGAGAAATGTTAACTATACAAATCTTCCTAGATGAATCTGGTCAGTGTGTCTGATGGTCAGTAACGTGCTGTGAGATCTAGGGTCAGGTAGGCAGTCGCAGACCAGGACGCACACACATGTATCATGTGTCAGCAGGCGAGTACACAATGCAGTCTAAGAGAATCCTTCAAAATCAAGGTCGTAAAATACCATTACCAAACTTAAACAGTTACTCCATTACAGTCCCCATTACAACACTCTCCCAATAAGCTACATCTGATAACTGCAGTGCATTGTTTGTgtaagagagacaaacagacggagaaagagagagagagacagctccatcgagagaggggaaagagagagagagagagagagcaaaaagTTCACAACAAATAGGCTTATGCACAATAGTCTGCACAGATCCACGTATTCAAAATGTGCAACCTCTCTTCCCCATAATTCATGCCATCCACACAGTTATCCTGACATCAGCTATTTCAAATCAATAAACTTAACTTACAGCACAAGATCGCGATCTTTGGCCATGTACAATATTTCACAACGACCGCCGCTGTCGGGCCTAGGGGATGTTGGAGCCACGTCGCAAATCTGCGGAGCCCCAGTTAAGCCCCCTCAAGcattttagttgttgttttttatttttaaataaagaaatatgtaaAAGTTAATAACCAGACATACTGTTCCCAATCCGATCCCTGGCTGCGTGCTGTCCGGTGGTGGGAACATGGCTCAATTGTACTGATCTGGATTTGGATGGAAGACGATGCATGCATATTATGGGCCAGTCCGCCTATTTTAGCGATAAAAATATGATCGCTAAGATTGTGATAATAGCCAgctcgttttacacaatatgtgCACAGTTGACAGGCATAGGGTAAATACACTTCTTATTATAGCTGCACTGTGGATATTATTCAGCACCTCTTCTGTTTGACCTGCCGGAAAACACTGTAGATGATGCCAAGTGGGAGGCTAAATAAGCATCCTTGCTGGCTAACAGGTGCAACAGTTCAATGAAATTCCCCCGGTTTGAGGAACTTGCACTCTCATTGTTCCCACGGAAAGCTAGCTCCtgtttaccaatgaaacatacAGCATCTATGAGACATTTTAggatttctctatttttctttactttctcaTTGTGGATGCTAACGCTCAGCCGTCGTTGTTCATCCAAAGCTAGGTCGATTCTGTTGTGTCCCAATGTTTTCAGAGCAATCTTGCTCTGAATTGTGGACCACCGACTTTTCGTGCTTGGCTATCGCACAGGGCAAGTTGTTCGGCTCACAATATCCTGCATTAGTCCAGACCTTGTCGGTGGTACAGCCAAACAGCAAAAATGGGAAACATAACAGCTTGTTCGGTGTAGCACATCCACAGAGCCAATCCTTCCTTTTGCACCACTCGGTCTGAAAAGTACGAACAATTTTCTATCCCTTCCTTTGGCGAAGATCCGCTAGGTCAGGCATTGGTCTCCCGACCCTTAAAAGTTGACGCTTTTCTTCAGAAGAAAGCCGTGAAAATTGTTTTAGCTGCGATAGAGGTGTCATCATGTCGGTGAGCCCGCGCTTTAACTTGCTGTACGTACAAAGGAGCGGCCGGGAGGGTGTGTGTCAATTCACTAAAGCACCGTGAACGTAGAAGTGCAGCACTGGCATAGTACAGTTACGTTCAAAGGCAGCGTGCAGGGCTGTGCCTGCTCTGTGCTGGCAACGGCTACCTTACTGCCGCCCACAGGCAAGGCTAGCATACAACGCAAGGCTGAATAGCTTGTGCATCCTCTGCCTGGCCAGAAGAtggtgatgttgatgttgtaaTTTTTATTAGGCTGTGAAAAGCACCAAATGCTGCCACATTCAAACCTATTGTAAAGTATCTGAAATCGAAAAATAAACCTAACATTAACTGAATAATTTCATTTTTGCTAATAGCCTTGGGTAGGTAGTGCCTACCCTGCCTACCCTTACTGCACACCACTGCTGATGGTGTAGTAACAGTGAAAAGCTATAGCCTacggtgaccatattttcaaatcCCCAAACCGGGACACTTAAGTGTACCGCACGTTCTTGCACGCGCACGTCCACGCGCTAATATGCACGCAccataggcgttttcatcaggatggctaacttggcgCACCTGTGGCGCACTTGAGCATggagtgggatcagaaagaaggtAGGTGGatgcattagaggctgtgatTGACAATCAGGgcttatcacattcactactttctccccctttaatAACAGGGCTATCCCcgtcatgacgcactgacagtttgggagtcctgtagatagtttccctcagaggaaacgtattgttgtctgggcctacgtacattatttttcaacttgtttcgtctcaggctattataatagaaattgtggagctcagacgaCATTTTagccaggatggagacaccgtcCGGGTGAAAGAACGgccggtcctgagggagttataagaggagagaaatgcctgttgatgcgcagaaggaactgtgtagaataattattCAAAACGACatgtttgatgtgcacataagcacggagGGTTCTGCGGATCAAAACTACACTTAATGTAACCAGCGGATATCAGTTGCGTCTGTgcgtaattgtggcttgacCGCCTGCAACATCACTCTCTATAGAGACTGCagctgtgctggctctctctATACTTATCTCATGCGCAGAAATGAAtaatgagtggaacatgataaacgtctatgtaagtATAATTAGGGTTCAAGCCCCtgatttgttattatttgttgtcttaTGCCGCGGCTAGAAtggctgtgagctggaatgagctagaaacatgaaacttggcacaaTAACTGGCAATGATGTGCAAATGCTTCTCAAGGAATATGACCACAATCGACCATATGGTgacgctgtaattaacgcccaaaacGCGATTTTAAAAAGGACACGCCCCTCACACTGTAAGTCGgattgacttgaaatttgaCACACATGTCCAGCTCCATGTGTTCTAcataaaagcctcttggacaAGTCCGCCTGACtagattttctgccattttggattttttgaaaaacacattttttttttttttttttttaaagttatttttttggagagatttttcaagcatttttattgataggacagtggatagagtgttggtaagggggagagagaggaatgacatgcggaaaggaccacaggccggattcgaacccgggtccaccgctgctaggacaCAGCCTTGGCaatacatgggcgctcgctctaccgactgagctaaccagccgcccagaaaaacacatttttgacatctcctcctaaaccgtaggtctgattggtaccaaattttctgtggatcattattggactaagtTTATCTAGAGTTgaataaagcttgttgatatctCGTTGCATTTTGAAGATGTTGACCAACGAACTTTGCAGAGGGCGGGGCTTAGAAAGAAATTgaccataattcattgaccattagttgaatcatcataaatcttgttAGATATTTTCACTATGTGTTTGGGaataggcgtaccaaagcattttaaTCTCAACCCATAGGGGGCACCACAAGTACCAAAAACATGTATCTCAAAACTTAGTGGACAGAATTTCACATGCTCTGGGGgtaagtattaaccaagatctgaaGTGTCATaatgatcggtgcatgtgggcgtggcctatttagcattatatgctaaattatgcctttgctcaatttgctgtgagctggaacgacctagagacatgaaacttggtaccataactgcacatgatgtcataatgcttcacataaaatatgatccaaattggccacatggtggcgctataacaatttcaAGGCCAGTCCCCTCACACCATAATTCCCAttgatttgaaatttgacagacatgtgctgctgaatgtgctctacaaaaagcctcttggaccaaTAAGGTCTGCCACCAAGATTTTCAGCcatttttgaaatttttgaaaaacacatttttgacatctcctcctaaaccgcaGGTCCGATTGCTGCTAAATGTTCTGTGgctcattattggaccaggctcatcataAGTTgtattaagcttgttgatatcttattttgttttcaagatattgaccaatgaactttaagagggcggggcttagcaggaaatagccgtaattcattgaccattagtccaatcatcataaatctGGGTAGAtaatatcttcagtacatgtttggtaATAGACGTATCAAAGCAGTTTCAGCTCAACCCATAGGTGGCGCCACGACTACCAAAAACGTGTATCTCAAAACTTGGTGGACAGAATTtcaccaaatttggtgcacatactctgggggcaagtattaaacAAGATCTTaagtgtcatattgattggtGCATGTGGGCATGGTCTATTTAGCATATTATGCTatattatgcctttgctcaatttgctatGAGCTGTTACGAGCTAGagtcatgaaacttggtaccataaaTGGCCATGAGGTCCTtgtgcttcacataaaatatgatctCAATTGGCCATATGGTGGCGCTATCAATGACAGCCAAAAAAGTGGAAATTTTAAAAGCTGGCTCCCTCACACTtaaagtccgattgacttgaaatttgaCACACTTGTCCAGCTGAATGTGTTCTACAAAATAGCCTCTGGACCGCTAAAGTCAGCCTTCtagattttctgccattttaaatttcattttaaaagtacACAACTATTATCAGCTACATTGCtttaaaaagcacaaaacaACTTATACCACTTATTAAAACGAGTGCTCATTATATtgtgctttacaaggcggacataaaaataataaaggatagaactcaatgccagatacacgcacatttcaacatatatttacaaacaaatataaataaatcatcacATGATCTGGAAACtgaattatatttcattttatttttttattctcaaCTTAATAACAGAGTGATCTGTGAGAGGAGCTGCTGATATACAGCAGTCAGCGAAAAAGGTTAGAAACTAACCAGAAATCTATTTTTGACTTTGCTGCATTATTTGGTttaacttcctgtaaattcagtgaaggctgctgcaaactgtccgacttgaccgcagctttaCGTCACCgcccccctgctgctgctgcgaggtgcagttcatctccaacgagcctTATATGGAAAACACCTGGCTGTcacctgatcaaagagctgattggctcttagttttgacagcaaacaccacgtgttgtagaaagtcacaactttctgtgtaattctaagatttaaagggactgtttgtaagaatcagaaattgcttgttaacagcgacacctgtggccgttaagtcaacgagagtcagtgtcctgttgctggcgcttgtgctcgctctacagagacatgaatgagcatcgctcaaaacagtgaggcgacacacgtcagctaaaaccacaatatcactctatatttcagctgcttggccgtaatgttagctgaccagacgaaggtctctccatgaatcaatgctgatcctagtgttggcttttcctgcctcagcctcccaaccacggccggagggaacaggggagacaccggagttttggtcggacgCCATAACGTTTGTCTCTGCGgagtcccgtcacttcacaagacacgggaaacctctgttggtctggaggagctgcagcagttatttctgcacaaacgtccactgtacattcactagatattctcagagctaaactaactcttctgcagtgtggagtgtgcgcgcatgcacgtgagagtggagcgaaagagtgagaacgagcgcggtgtgtgagtgaaggcaggcaaagcaggcagaggagcagaggagcagagtacagcagagactccggtcctggagaccaaagttacggtctccgaccgcggccaacactgtttaacagacgggcttcactagatagaactttgtggttttggtgcttccgtgtagtttgtgttggagtcttgtctgaacagcgtggccacacgtgagcgcgcatgagacatcgacccgcaatgatttatacgtgtaagaagttacaaacagtccctttaacttttattaatgatactattaaagtcagagagagacggagagtctgtctgtcagcaacaaacacgttttacattatttatcgtcatttccattcagtcacatctgaggctgataattcctgaatatcgggtttgatatgagttacatcatttacattttccctgaaacattcagcctaataaTTTGATCAGAAATGGAcatcgcttcacgtgacgcttcagacgAAACAACTTCTCATTTCTATTAAAacatgtgacttcctgtaaattcagtGAAGGCTGCTGCAAACTGCAAACCGCAGCTTTTAGTCACCGCCCTGCTGCTGCCACCTGATCTCATCTACTCTCCAGACGAGGCGAAGTTCATCTCCAACGAGCAGAGTTAaagagcagtcggattctctgaacaccGAGGTTGTCTTTTCCGAAGTCCTCacgaattctccttctcatccttCTTTGACTTCATGACCGCAGCTGACGAGGAAGAGATgagcagcttcttcttcttctaccagTGTTTCCTCGACACATGAAGGTGGAAAGTGTCTGTAAACTGACCTGAAGTGAGTTCAACAGGTGAGAATCCAACCAGAGGAATCTGGAAATGTTTGATCATCAGGATCACTTTGATCACATCCTGCTGTATCACCCTTTAACTGCTTCTCGATGCTGATTGGCTGTTTCAAAATATCTCTTTGAAATATTCTGTAGAATTTCTCTCTGATTTGAAGCACAATGATTTTAGAGAGATTTACATGtgatgttgtttgtgtttctggaGTAGAATCAACAGCAGTTTGATTTTAATCTGAGTTCACATCAGTGAAACATGCAGGAAGTGTCTGATCTGGTCTGACAGCTTGGATCAACTTGACTGAGGTTTATTTTTAACtaggaaagcacagtgctatcTCCAGATGAGTGACATTTCTGATGTTTCTGTGTTGCATGACAGCGTGGTGAATGCTAAGCTAGCTGAGTAGCTAGCCGTCCGCCCAGCGGGTtggtggccaacggcagcgctgtaaagataaattgagggcgtataaatctttggatgcctatagttaactatccttcagtaaagtcagtcagaaagagagtcgtacaatatcggtgaagcgtttcagagacggagagaaaaggttgctaatagtttaaccGCAGCCAACGGCTCACGgctgcggttagcagaaggctaaatatcagcaacatttactcgctagagcctcgaatcacagtttgtcatctctaatgtctgtgatatctggattctggcacccaacaacacagcaagatgacattttggatgtgtaactttagcccactgctagtgttagcctccagtctttcctttgttttgcctccagctaacaccgtgacgtaATCATGACGTTGACATAAAAAGGGTCTATACTTTCCTGTAAAATGCATGTAATAGACTGGAAATAAGTGAGTCACAACATGTTAGCCATTGTATTAATCTCCTGTTACCTCAGAAAACAGGCCTGTAATTAATCTCCACATGGATATTACACAATCAAGCAGGACTTGCACATTGTCTAATTTATAACTTTCCTTCAAGTAGCTGATTGTCAGTAAATATGTGCAGCGAACAGAAGACGTTTTTCATGCTGATTATTCTGTGCTTTCATTAAAtggttataaaaaaatatgaattgttgTGTCTTGGCAGAGAGGAAAGATGGAGACACCTAAAGAGGCCCTCTTGAGAACTTTGAAAGATTTAGGAGGCGAAGATTTTAGAGAATTCAAGTGGTACCTGCAGGACCCAGAAGGCTTCCCAGCAATCCCAAAGAGTGAACTGGAGACGGCTGAAAGAGTGGTCACAGTGGATCAGATGTTCCTGACCTACAGTATAAACACTATTAACGTGACAAAAATCGTTTTAGTGAAGATGAACCAGAATGATCTTGTGGAGAAATTATCAAAAAAACAATTCTCAGAACCTGCAGGTAAGTTATGGTATGAATTTACAAAAAGGATGTAACAAAGATCAAACTTGCATTTTACAAAGACTTCAACAACACTAGCTTTGTAGCTAGTATCTCCCTCAAGGTTAGACACATGTCTTGTGTTGCACCGTGGGTTACAGAACAAGCTACCAAACAAACATCcaccagagaaaaaaaagatttgaaagtGTCTCAGAGAACGAAAAGCAGTAAAACAAAGGCAGACAATCCTGTTTCTGCTGCCTCTACTGGTTCAAATGTACACACACTGATAACAATATTAATTCCCTCTGTAATTTAGTCATACACCTTCTGGTTTCTTTGGAGACCAGGGAGGTCATGGATGCATGACTTTAATGCAAAACACATCAGTTGTTGTTAAGgataataattaattttagGGCACCTAGTTATCAAATGAGCTGAATAGATGccataaatacagaaatgtgtATAGTTGTTAGAAAACGAGTTCATGACTTACATTCACTGTAACAACCCCTCATTGATTTCatctttgttttattcattcagAGATTCTTGCTGAGTGCCAGCGAACACTGAAAAATAACTTAAAGAAGAAGTTCAAGTATGTGTATGAGAAAATCACAAAAGCAGGAAATTCTGAACTTCTGAATCAGATCTACACAGAGATCTACATCTCAATGGAAGAGACTGGAGAGGTCAACATGGAACATGAAGTCAGACAGATTGAAACAGCATCCAGGAAACCAGACAGACCAGAAACAACAATCAGATGTGAAGACATCTTTAAACTCTCACCTGGAAGTGatgaaccaatcagaacagtgatGACAAAGGGAGTGGCTGGCATCGGGAAAACAGTCTTAAcacagaagttcactctggactgggctgaAGACGAAGCCAACCAGGACATACAGTTCACCTTTCCATTCACTTTCAGAGAGCTGAATGTGCTGAAAGAGAAGAAGTACAGCTTGGTGAAACTTGTTCATCACTTCTTCACTGAAACCAAAGCAGCAGGAATCTGCAGGTTTGAAGAGTTCCAGGttgtgttcatctttgacggtcTGGATGAGTGTCGACTTCCTCTGGACTTCCACAACAATGAGATCCTGACTGATGTTACAGAGTCCACCTCAGTGGATGTGCTGCTGACAAACCTCATCAAGGGGAAACTGCTTCCCTCTGCTCGCCTCTGGATAACCACACGACccgcagcagccaatcagatccctcgtGAGTGGGTTGACATggtgacagaggtcagagggttcaCCGACccacagaaggaggagtacttcagaaAGAGATTCAAAGATAAGGAGCAGACCAGAACAATCATCTCCCACATCAAGACATCACgaagcctccacatcatgtgccaCATCCcggtcttctgctggatcactgctacagttctggagaAGGTGTTGAAgaccagagagggaggagagctgcccaagaccctgactgagaTGTACATCCACTTCCTGGTGGTTCAGTCCAAACAGAAGAATGTCAAGTATCatggaaaatgtgagagagatCCACACTGGAGTCCAGAGAGCAGGAAGATGATCGAGTCTCTGGGAAAACTGGCTtttgagcagctgcagaaagGCAACCTGATCTTCTATGAATCCGACCTGGAAGAGTGTGACATTGATATCAAAGCAGCCTCAATGTACTCAGGAGTGTTCACACAGATCTTTAAAGAGGAGAGTGGACTGTACCAGAACACGGTGTTCTGCTTCGTCCATCTGAgtgttcaggagtttctggctgctcTTCACGTCCATCTAAAATTCGTCAACTCTGGTGTCAATCTGATGGCAGAAGCAACACGGTGGTCTAAAGTATTTAGACGGCAACCTAAACTAAGACATCTCTACCAGAGTGCTGTGGACAAGGCCTTACAGAGTCGCAACGGACACCTGGACTTGTTCCTCCGCTTCCTCCTGGGTCTTTCACTAGAGACCAATCAGACTCTCCTACAAGGTCTGctgacacagacaggaagtagctCACAGATCAACCAGAAAGCTGTAAAGTACATCAAGAAGAAGATCAATGGGAATCTGTCACCAGAGAAAAGCATCAATCTGTTTCACTGTCTGAATGAACTGAATGATGATTCTCTAGTGGAGGAGATTCAACAGGCCCTGAGATCAGGACGTCTCTCTACGGATGAACTGTCTCCTGCTCAGTGGTCAGCTGTGGTCTTCATCTTACTGTCATCAGATAAAGATCTGGACGTGTTCGACCTGAAGAAATACTCTGCTTCAGAGGATGCTCTTCTGAGGCTGCTGCCAGTGGTCAAAGCCTCCAACAAAGCTCTGTAGGTGGATGAATAACTGGAAGAATCAATATCAAATAGGTGTAAAAAGCAAAAGATGTCAAGTAAAACATTtccttgtgtttattttgtattcCTCTTCAGGCTGAGTGGCTGTAACCTTTCAAAGAGAAGCTGTGAAGCTCTGTCTTCAGTTCTCAGCTCCCAGTCCTGtagtctgagagagctggatctgagtaacaacgacctgcaggattcaggagtggaGCCACTTTCTGTTGGACtgaagagtccacactgtacaCTGGAAACTCTCAGGTCAGGATACAGCTGTTTGTTATAAGTTAAGCATTTAAATGCTGCTTTACAGTCAGGTAAATGATGATGTAATATCTGTCGTAGTTATCATGTTAATGTGATATTCTACAACATTGTGGTCATGACCTTTTCCTTACTCCAGGCTGTCAGACTGTCAGGTCACAGAGGCaggctgtgcttctctggcctcagctctgtggTCCGAATCCTCCCATCTGacagagctggacctgagtaacaacgacctgcaggattcaggagtggaGCCACTTTCTGTTGGCCTGCAGAGTCCACACTGTACACTGGTAACTCTCAGGTCAGGATACAGCTGTTTGTTATAAGTTAAGCATTTAAATGCTGCTTTACAGTCAGGTAAATGATGATGTAATATCTGTCGTAGTTATCATGTTAATGTGATATTCTACAACATTGTGGTCATGACCTTTTCCTTACTCCAGGCTGTCAGACTGTCGGGTCACAGAGGCaggctgtgcttctctggcctcagctctgtggTCCGAatcctcccatctgagagagctggacctgagtaacaacgacctgcaggattcaggagtgaagccgCTTTCTGTTGGCCTGCAGAGTCCACACTGTACACTGGTAACTCTCAGGTCAGGATACAGCTGTTTGTTATAAGTTAAGCATTTAAATGCTGCTTTACGGTCAGGTAAATGATGATGTAATATCTGTCGTAGTTATCATGTTAATGTGATATTCTACAACATTGTGGTCATGACCTTTTCCTAACTCCAGGCTGTCAGACTGTCGGGTCACAGAGGCAGGCTGTGCTtttctggcctcagctctgtggTCCGAatcctcccatctgagagagctggacctgagtaacaacgacctgcaggattcaggagtgaagccgCTTTCCGTTGGACTGCAGAGTCCACACTGTACACTGGTAACTCTCAGGTCAGGATACAGCTGTTTGTTATAAGTTAAGCATTTAAATGCTGCTTTACAGTCAGGTAAATGATGATGTAATATCTGTTGTAGTTATCATGTTAATGTGATATTCTACAACATTGTGGTCATGACCTTTTCCTAATTCCAGGCTGTCAGACTGTCGGGTCACAGAGGCaggctgtgcttctctggcctcagctctgcgGTCCGAatcctcccatctgagag
It includes:
- the LOC141756522 gene encoding NACHT, LRR and PYD domains-containing protein 3-like → METPKEALLRTLKDLGGEDFREFKWYLQDPEGFPAIPKSELETAERVVTVDQMFLTYSINTINVTKIVLVKMNQNDLVEKLSKKQFSEPAEILAECQRTLKNNLKKKFKYVYEKITKAGNSELLNQIYTEIYISMEETGEVNMEHEVRQIETASRKPDRPETTIRCEDIFKLSPGSDEPIRTVMTKGVAGIGKTVLTQKFTLDWAEDEANQDIQFTFPFTFRELNVLKEKKYSLVKLVHHFFTETKAAGICRFEEFQVVFIFDGLDECRLPLDFHNNEILTDVTESTSVDVLLTNLIKGKLLPSARLWITTRPAAANQIPREWVDMVTEVRGFTDPQKEEYFRKRFKDKEQTRTIISHIKTSRSLHIMCHIPVFCWITATVLEKVLKTREGGELPKTLTEMYIHFLVVQSKQKNVKYHGKCERDPHWSPESRKMIESLGKLAFEQLQKGNLIFYESDLEECDIDIKAASMYSGVFTQIFKEESGLYQNTVFCFVHLSVQEFLAALHVHLKFVNSGVNLMAEATRWSKVFRRQPKLRHLYQSAVDKALQSRNGHLDLFLRFLLGLSLETNQTLLQGLLTQTGSSSQINQKAVKYIKKKINGNLSPEKSINLFHCLNELNDDSLVEEIQQALRSGRLSTDELSPAQWSAVVFILLSSDKDLDVFDLKKYSASEDALLRLLPVVKASNKALLSGCNLSKRSCEALSSVLSSQSCSLRELDLSNNDLQDSGVEPLSVGLKSPHCTLETLRLSDCQVTEAGCASLASALWSESSHLTELDLSNNDLQDSGVEPLSVGLQSPHCTLVTLRLSDCRVTEAGCASLASALWSESSHLRELDLSNNDLQDSGVKPLSVGLQSPHCTLVTLRLSDCRVTEAGCAFLASALWSESSHLRELDLSNNDLQDSGVKPLSVGLQSPHCTLVTLRLSDCRVTEAGCASLASALRSESSHLRELDLSNNDLQDSGVKPLCVGLKSPHCALETLRLSGCLITKDGCASLASALSSNPSHLRELDLSYNHPGDSGVKLLSDGVEDPHWRLETLKVDHDGQQWLKPGLRKYFIELKLDGDTTKGYLRENHQIVNDGYAFGSKMVPLDRKMLPNHDFFKRTLDRVTKTCLELSDDNKTMTLERRMLHSDFKDFDYWAQLLCRDGLTGRCYWEVEWRGGVNVAVTYRGGHSRGGVYGWYGRNDESWSLSCSGLHYSVWHNNRETRIPSSSSSGRVAVYVDYPAGTLSFYRVSSDTLIHLHTFNTTFTEPLYPGFAVGGLPGDITCSSVSLCSL